A segment of the Pseudomonas serboccidentalis genome:
CCATTGACCGGATATTTCGACAGACACAGCACCTTGTAGGAGTGAGCCTGCTCGCGATGGCGTCGGCACATTCAACATTGGTGCGTTTGATCCACCGCCATCGCGAGCAGGCTCACTCCTACAGTTGAACGGTGCAGTTCAGTTATCTGGGCAAGTTATTCATCAGCCAGCGCTGGCGGATCTGCTCCAGGCGGCCATCGGTGCGCAAGGTTTCCAGTGCCTGTTGCCAGCGTGCGACCTGCTGTGGATCGGTCTGCAGCGAGAAGGCAATGTAAGTGTCCTGATGCATCAGCGAGATCTGATATTGCAAGCGCCCTGGTTCCATGCCCTGGGTGCGGGCGAGTGCGGCGGTGGACAGGGTGTCGGAGACCACGAAGTCGGTCCGGCCCAGGCTGAACAGACGCATCATCTGTTCAGGGGTTTCGACGCCGTCGAGGTTCTTCAGGTTTTGCTGTTGCAGGTAGCTGTAGATCAGCCATTTGCGCGGCACGCTGATGCGCCCCGCCTGATCGGCCTCCTGCAGTGAGCGTACCGGCGGTTGGCTGTAGGCGTGTCCGTAGAGGGCGGTTTCGACTTCGATCAGCGGCCCGACCCATTGGTAGCGCTCATCGCGCTCGTCGGTCCGCAGGACGGTGAATACCCCGGTGTTCGGGGTTTCGCTGGCGGTGCGCAGGGCGCGCAGTAACGGCACTTGTTGCAGGCTGATCCGGTCGCCGGTCTGTTCGGCCAGCGCGCGCACCACCTCCACGCCGTAACCCACCAGTTGATCGCCTTGCTGAAAATGCAGGGGGGGGTGGTTGTCGGTGAGCAGTTGCAGGTCTGCCGCATTGGCCGCCAGGGCCAGGCACGACAGCAGGCACGCGGCAATCCGTTTCATGAATCGTCCCTGAAAAAGCAAACGCGTAGCTTAGTACGCACGAGGTGTGGCTGTCCCGGGGAATCTGGGGGGCTTATGTGTCAGATAACAAGGCTGATCGGTAATGCCGGGTTCCTGCAAAACAACGGTGGAACGGAGCTTGCTCCTGAATGCGGTGGGTCATTCAAAGATGAGGCTGGCAGACCTGCCGCTTTCGCGAGCAAGCCCGCTCCCACAGGGAATGCAGGTGTTTGCGCAATGGTGGGCATCACACAAAACAACTGTGGGAGGGGGCTGAAAAATCAGGCCACCACGCGATAGCACGGCACATACGCCGCGCCGCCCGGCAGTTTCATCCGGTGTTGGGCGACGAAGGCTTTGAGCAGCGCATCGAGCGGTTGCATGATCACCGCGTCACCGCGGATCTGATACGGCCCGTGTTCTTCGATCAGGCGGATGCCCTTGTCCTTGACGTTGCCGGCCACGATTCCGGAGAACGCGCGGCGCAGATTGGCTGCCAGTTCGTGGGCTGGCTGGTCGCGGTGCAGCTTGAGATTGGCCATGTTCTCGTGGGTCGGATCGAACGGACGCTGGAAGCTTTCGTCGATCTTCAGCAGCCAGTTGAAGTGGAACGCGTCGTTGCGCTCGCGACGGAACTGCTTCACCGCCTTGAGGCCGGCGGTCATCTGCCGGGCGACTTCGGCCGGGTCGTCGATGATGATCTGATAGTGCTGCTTCGCGGCATCGCCGAGGGTGGCGGTGACGAACGCATCGAGTTGTTCCAGATACGGCGCGGCATGTTTCGGCCCGGTCAGGATCACCGGGAACGGCAGGCCTTCGTTGTCCGGGTGCATCAGGATGCCCAGCAGGTACAGGAACTCTTCGGCGGTACCGGCGCCGCCCGGGAAGATGATGATGCCGTGGCCGACACGCACGAACGCTTCCAGACGCTTCTCGATGTCCGGCAGGATCACCAGCTCATTGACGATCGGGTTCGGCGCTTCGGCGGCGATGATGCCCGGCTCGGTCAGACCCAGGTAGCGCCCGCCGTGAATGCGTTGTTTGGCGTGGGCGATGGTCGCGCCCTTCATCGGGCCTTTCATCACGCCGGGACCGCAACCGGTGCAGATGTCGAGGCTGCGCAGGCCCAGTTCGTGGCCGACCTTTTTGGTGTATTTGTATTCTTCGGTGTTGATCGAGTGACCGCCCCAGCACACGACGATTTTCGGCTCCACGCCCGGACGCAGGGTGCGCGCGTTGCGCAGCAGGTGGAACACGTAGTCGCTGATGCCTTGCGAAGTGCTGAGGTCGATGCGTTGGCTGTCGAGTTCGTTTTCGGTGTAGACGATGTCGCGCAGGGCGCTGAACAGCATCTCGCGGGTACTGGCGATCATTTCACCGTCGACGAAGGCGTCGGCCGGGGCGTTCAGCAGTTCGAGGCGCACGCCGCGATCCTGCTGGTGAATACGGATTTCGAAGTCCTTGTAGGCTTCCAGAATGGTTTTCGCGTTGTCGACATGGGCGCCGGTATTGAGGATGGCCAGGGCGCACTGGCGGAAGAGGGTGTAGGTGCTGCCGGATCCGGCTTCGCTCAGTTGCTGGACTTCACGTTGAGAAAGGGTTTCCAGGCTGCCTTTCGGGCTGACCGAGGCGTTGATTACGTGTCGTTGGGTCATGCAATGATCCTTAAAACGATGTCATTCCAATAGCTGGCAAATGGCATCCGAATAGTGTGTATCCATGAATGAAGATGGCACGATCTGCGCTATACCGCCATGTCCCCGTTGGACGCTGAAAAGATGAAAAGGGCTCCCAGCATAGCTAAATCGCGGAGAGAGGCGATAATGCGCAGCGAGTTTTTTCCGTTGCCCTTTTTATCGCTCAAGGAAGTCATGCCCGATGTTCGAGATTCAGCCGATGGACGCAGCAACGTTTCGCCAGCAGACCCGCCGCAGCACGCTGATCATTGCCGTGCTGTTCCTGGTGCTGGCGATGGTGTTTTCCACGGCAGCGGTCGCGCTGTTCGGCGAACCCGGTGGCGATAATCTGCGCTTCAACGTCGGCGGGGTATTCGTGGCGTTTCTGCTGACGGCGGCGCTGATGCGCGGGCAGTTCTGGCATCAGGCGTGGATGGCGCCGGCGGTCTATAGCTGGCGGCTCAAGCGCAGCCTGATGAGCGTGACCAACGTGATGCATCAGGTGACAGCGGCGGTGGAGCAGAGCGATCCGACGGCGATGAAAGTGCTGCGTTTCTATCATCTGGGGCTGACCCAGATGCATGAACTCGATGGCAACTCCAGTGATCATGCGCAATTGCACCGGGAAGTCGAAGCGCACAAGGAACGGATGCAGGCGCTGGGTCTGGATATCGACCAGAAGCGCCTGGACCCGGCCTGGTTGCAAGCCTTGAAACCGGCTGCGCGTTAAAACGGGATGCGGCTGGCGCGGCGCAGTTTCCACGAGCGGATCAGGCGCCCATAGACCAGCAGGTTGATCACCAGCACCACGCTGCCCAGTGCCAGCTGGATCTGCGGCGTCAGTCCGGCGGGGTAGATGATCGGCCAGATGTAGTGCTCGATGAAGCCGCCGGCGTATTCGGTCTGCCCGGCGGCGTGGCGCATCAGGTTTTCCCAGTAGGTCAGCGGACAGGTCAGGTGCAACACCTCGACCGCCACGCCCCACGCGGCGGCCGGCAAATGCAGCCACAGCACGCGCGGCCACTTGAGCACCAGCAGCCCGCCGAACAGCACGAACAGAATGAATGACAAATGAAACAGCACCAGCCCGTCGGCTGCGATTCGGTACAGCATGTCGTCTCCCTGACGCGATTGTGAAGGGCTCCATGGTACGCCGACAGCGGCGCCAGGGCGCTGCGATTTAGTGCAAGTGCGCAAGATTGTTCAAGCCGCGAACGGGCATTTACTGGCAGAGTCTGCGACCGTTTCCTCGGTTGAAGAGCGTTATGTCTGACTCACTTATGCCGCGCAGTGCGTTTCTTCGCGGCGCTGCGGCCATCATGCCGTTATCGCTGGCGACGGCGCCGTGGGGGCTGCTGGCCGGCTCCATGGCGATCGAAGCCAATCTCACGCCGCTGCAGGGGCAAGGCTTGTCGAGCATCGTGTTCGCGGGGGCTGCGCAACTGGTGGCGATCGGCATGCTCAAGGGCGGTGCCGGGGTTTTCTCGATTCTGCTGACCACGTTGCTGCTGACCTCGCAGCACTTGCTGTACGGGATGAGCATGCGTTCGGTGATTTCGCCGTTGCCCGGGCGCTGGCGCATCGGTCTGGGTTTTCTGCTCACCGATGAACTCTTCGCCCTGACCAGCCAGCATGACCGTCAGCAGTTCAATCGCTGGTACGCATTGGGTGTCGGCCTGACGTTCTACATCGCCTGGAACCTCTTCACTCTGGCCGGCATTGTATTGGGCAGCAGCATTCCGGGGCTTGAGCATCTGGGCCTGGACTTCTCGATTGCCGCGACGTTTATCGCGCTGATCACACCGGTGGTGCGCAACGTGCCGACTGTGGTGTGTGTGGCGGTGTCGTTGTTCTGCTCGGTGCTATTCAGCTATTGGCAGTGGGGCTCGGCACTGGTGCTGTCGGGGCTGGCCGGAATGACCGCAGGCTTTGTCTGCAACAAGCTGTATCGGGAGCGCACATGATGATCTGGGCAGTGATTTTTGGCATGGGGATTCTGGTGTTCCTCAACCGTTACGTGTTTCTCGAACCGCGTCTGCCGGTGCGTTTGAGCAGCAATGCACGGCAGTTTCTCGGGTTTGCCGTGCCGGGGATGTTGACGGCGATCTGCGGGCCCATCGTGTTCATGCCCGACAAGCAATTGAATCTGCAATGGGATAATCCGTATCTGCTTAGTTCGCTGGTGGCGATCGGGCTGGTGCTGTACACCCGCAATACTTTGCTCAGCATGCTATTGAGCATGGCGTTTTTCTTTTTGCTGCGCTGGTGGTTGTAAGTTGCAGCGGTGAAATTGTTCTACGCTTTAAGGATTCAGGTTTCTTGTTATGCAGGCGAGGTGGACATGACGACCGAGCAAGAGCGTCCGGACGAAGATGAAGACGAAGACACCGATGAGCCGACTGAAGAAGAGATCGAGCGTGAGAAGCGCAAGGAACAGACGTGGAAACACGACGATGACAAGGAGCTCACCGGGCCCGATGTGAAGTTCTGAAGCCCACTTGCAAAAAAGCCCCGCGATTGCGGGGCTTTTTCGTTGTTTTCAGAGGTCTTCCAGCTTCGGGAAGTCCGGGTGTGATGCCCGGTAGCCCAAGGTCCTGTCGATCCACGCGTTGAGTTCGTTGACCATCACCGGCGGGTGGCCGGGATAGTTTTCGAGGGTGGTGCGCAGGGTGCGTTCGATGTCCGGCACTGAACGCAGGTTTCGGGTCTTGATGTAGTGGCCGATAAAACAGTCGAGTTGAAAGCGTTCTGTCATCGACAGATAGATACACTCCAGGCCGTTGGCCTGTTTGATTGCAAAATCGTCGCGCAACTTAGTTCTCTGCAAGGCTTGTAAAGTTGTAGGGGATTCCTGGTTTGTTGACTCTTTGGTCAACGGTATGCCAACTGGAAATGCGGCGCGCATGCTATCCGTAGTGCATCTAAATGTATGTATGACGGTTGAAATGTCAGACAGGCGGTTAGTTCGCTCAAACGACTGTTTTTTCAGGCTGTTTCAACAATGAAACAGCTTCTGTAAAGATCTTGCGTCACCTGTAGGAGCTGCCGAAGGCTGCGATCTTTTCCCGTTCAAAAGCAAAGATCGCAGTCTTCGGCAGCTCCTACAGGTGGAACGCTTGAGGGCGGGGAATTTTTAGGTGATTGCCTCAATCAGGCTAGCGTCTTGGTTGCGTGAATTGCCAACGGCCTTGTCGACCTTGTGCCAGGCGAAGGCATCGCTGGTTTCCCCTTCGAACAGCAGCATCTGCTCCGCACGCTCCAGCGGTGTGGCACTGTCGAGCCATTCGCGCGCCAGCTCTGCTGCAAAAACCACCGGTCGCCGATCATGGATGTCGAGCAAACCACCGACGCTGTTGGCGGTGATAATCACGAAACCATCGTCCTCCCGAATCGGCGTGCCGGGTGTCGGAAACTCGCCGATGGCTGCGCAGAAAACCGCCCCGTGATCTGCACGACGGATCAGCCACGGCTGTCGGGTGTTATCCGCGGCATCGACCCATTCGAACCAGTTGTCGATCGGCACGATCAGCCGATGGCGCCAAATGGCCCGGAAGAACGGACCATGGGCGACTTTCTCCGCGCGGGCGTTGATCGGTGCGGCGCGGTCCTTGGCCCAGTGCGGGCGCCAGCCCCAGCGCAGGTTGTCGGCGTAGAGCTGTTGATCGTGCTGATGCAGGACGGCGAGTGCAGTGGTCGGCGCGGCGTTGTAGCGGGCCAGCGGCGCGTCGCCGACGTGATTGATCAGCGCATCGGGAATGCTCAGCACCGCGACGAAGTCGTGAATGCCACGGTACTGCGAGAGTCTTCCGCACATGAACCGAATCTCCGGTTGGACGCTTTCAGCTTAGTTGGCGGTGCCCAATCAGCCCTTCGCCTCCTGACCGGTGAACGTGTCGCGCCAGGCCAGCCAGCGGCGTTCCAGCATCGCGAGCACACCATCGCTGAGTTTGCCGAGCAAGGCGAGCACGATGATTGCCGCCAGCACGATGTCTGGCCGTGAGGTTTCGCGACCGTCGCTGAGCAGATAGCCCAGGCCCTTGGTGGCGGCGATCAGCTCGGCGGCCACCAGAAACATCCACGCCAGGCTCATGCCGCTGCGCAGCCCGGTGAACAGGCCGGGCAGGGCGGCGGGCAAGAGAATCCGTCGCACCAGTTGCCAGCGGCTGAAGCCATAAATGTGCCCGACCTCCACCAGTTTGCGATCGATGTTGCGAATCGCCGCGACCACGTTGACGTACACCGGAAAGAACGCGCCGATGGCGATCAACACGATTTTCGACGTTTCATCGATGCCCAGCCAAAGCAGCAATAACGGCACCCAGGCCAGGCTCGGAATGGAGCGCAGGGCGGCGAACGTCGGTTCCAGATACGCCTCGGCTTCGCGGCTCAGGCCGACCCAGGCGGCAAACATCAGGGCCAGGCTGGCGCCAATCGCAAATCCGAGCAACACGCGGATCAGGCTGGCGCCGATGTGTTTCCACAAGGCGCCTTCGGCGAGGTCGGTGAGGGTCAGGGCGATTTCACTGGGGGCCGGCATTTGGTAGGCCGGCAGCCAGCCGATACGCACAATGAACTCCAGGGCGACCACGATCAGCAGCGGCAGAGCCAGGCCTTTCAGGCGCCGCTGCCACGCTGGGTTGAGGGGAGAAGGGCGCGGCCTCGACAAGCTGCGAGGTGCGGGCAGTTCGTTACTGCGAGTGGTCATACGCGGGCTCCGCTCACCGCGAGTCCGCGTCTGGCGCGGGTTTGCGGTGAGTCTGGTGAATTACTGGCGGGCGACGGCTTGCTGCACGCCGCTGTCGAGCAACTGATCAATGACTTGATCGACATTCACCCCACGCCGTACCAGTTCCTCGGAGACCAGAATCGGTGCCGCAGCCTTGGATGCCTGCACGTCGTTGGCGGTCAGTTGCGGGCTGCTCAGGTCGGTGCGCGACAGTTGCAGCCTGGCCACGTCCAGCGGCAGACCGGACTCTTTGGCGAGCAGCGCGGCGAATTCGTCAGGATTTTTCAGAGCCCATTGCCGGGCCTGCTCGTAGGCGTTGATCACGGTGTCGATGGTTTGTGGATGTTGCCTGGCGTACTGCTCTGTGACGCTGACCACGCCATAACTGTTGAACGCCGGGTTGCGATACAGCAAGCGCGAACCGGCCTGTACTTCACTGGCGGCCATGTGCGGATCGAGGCCGGCCCAGGCGTCGACGTCACCTTTTTCCAGCACGGTGCGGCCATCCGGGTGCTGCAGGTGCACCAGCTCCACATCGTCTTTCTTCAACCCGGCCTGTTGCAGGCTGCGCAGGGTGAACAGGTAAGGATCGGTGCCTTTGGTGGCGGCGATTTTCTTGCCTTTGAGATCGGCGATGCTTTGATACGGCGAATCCTTGCGTACCAGCAATGCCGTCCATTCGGCGCGGCTGTAGACGTAGACGGATTTGATCGGGCTGCCATTGGCGCGGCTCAGCACGGCGGCGAGGCTGGCGCTGGAAGCGAAATCGACGCCGCCGCTGTTCAGGTATTCCAGCGAACGGTTACTGCCCTGGCTGAGCACCCAACTGACTTTGGTCTGCGGCAGGGCCTTTTCCAGGAAGCCGAAATGCTTGAGCACCAGACTCACAGGGGAGTAATAGGCGTAATCCAGATGAACCTCGGCGGGCGCCGCCTCGGCGGCGTGGGCCAGCGGTTGCAGGCTCAGCGCCATGGCGCTGGCGATCAGCAGCGTTTTGAGACGGGAAAACGGTAAGAACGATGTCATGGGGCGCTCCGGCAAAGGCACTGTTTTTTATGTCAAAAAAGATATTTTTATCAGCTGCGTCCTGCATGAGTGGAATATTGCAGGCTCTGTGCCATGTGCGCCGAAGCCCGTGTTTACGGGAGATTGACCAGATTTCACGGTGGGCAACTGTTGCCGGAACAACAGTGTGCCAAGGGACTGTTGCGCAGCGAACAGTGAGCATTCAGGGTGCTGAGCTTATGCATTAATCGAATTTAAAAATGAATAATCAAGAGCGTTATGGTCTATGCAAAATCCCATCGCAGGACCCGCCATGAAGCTCTCCCGTTTCCTCCGCACCACATTGATTGCCGGACTGTTCGCCGCACCGTTCTCCTACGCCGCTGAGCCTTTGGTCCTGCATGTCGGTGATCAGAACTACTACAACATCCGCGCCTCGATAGAAGCCTCCGGTGTATTGAAAGACGCGCCTTACAGCGTCGACTGGAAGCATTTTCAGGCCGCTGCGCCATTGGCCGAGGCGTTACAGACCGGCTCGCTGGATCTGGGCTTTCTCGGGGATTCGGGTTTTCTGTTTCTCGCCGCCAAACAGGCCCCGGTGAAACTGATCGGTGTGTCACGGCAGAACCCGGACACCATTGCGTTGCTGGTGCCGAAAGATTCACCGGTGAAAACCATTGCTGATCTGAAGGGCAAAAAGGTCGCTTATTGGCCTGGCGCCTGGAGTCAGCAATTGACCTTGCGCGCTCTGGAGCAGGGCGGTCTGCCGGAAAACTACGTCGACTTCGTCAAGTTGATGCCGATCGACGCGGCGGCTGCGTTGCCACAGGGCAGCATTGATGCTTTCCCGGTATGGGAACCGTACATCTCCCAGCAAATCGTGTTTTCCGGTGCGCGCCCGATTCTCACCGCG
Coding sequences within it:
- the ppnN gene encoding nucleotide 5'-monophosphate nucleosidase PpnN yields the protein MTQRHVINASVSPKGSLETLSQREVQQLSEAGSGSTYTLFRQCALAILNTGAHVDNAKTILEAYKDFEIRIHQQDRGVRLELLNAPADAFVDGEMIASTREMLFSALRDIVYTENELDSQRIDLSTSQGISDYVFHLLRNARTLRPGVEPKIVVCWGGHSINTEEYKYTKKVGHELGLRSLDICTGCGPGVMKGPMKGATIAHAKQRIHGGRYLGLTEPGIIAAEAPNPIVNELVILPDIEKRLEAFVRVGHGIIIFPGGAGTAEEFLYLLGILMHPDNEGLPFPVILTGPKHAAPYLEQLDAFVTATLGDAAKQHYQIIIDDPAEVARQMTAGLKAVKQFRRERNDAFHFNWLLKIDESFQRPFDPTHENMANLKLHRDQPAHELAANLRRAFSGIVAGNVKDKGIRLIEEHGPYQIRGDAVIMQPLDALLKAFVAQHRMKLPGGAAYVPCYRVVA
- a CDS encoding aliphatic sulfonate ABC transporter substrate-binding protein; translation: MTSFLPFSRLKTLLIASAMALSLQPLAHAAEAAPAEVHLDYAYYSPVSLVLKHFGFLEKALPQTKVSWVLSQGSNRSLEYLNSGGVDFASSASLAAVLSRANGSPIKSVYVYSRAEWTALLVRKDSPYQSIADLKGKKIAATKGTDPYLFTLRSLQQAGLKKDDVELVHLQHPDGRTVLEKGDVDAWAGLDPHMAASEVQAGSRLLYRNPAFNSYGVVSVTEQYARQHPQTIDTVINAYEQARQWALKNPDEFAALLAKESGLPLDVARLQLSRTDLSSPQLTANDVQASKAAAPILVSEELVRRGVNVDQVIDQLLDSGVQQAVARQ
- a CDS encoding SOS response-associated peptidase; translation: MCGRLSQYRGIHDFVAVLSIPDALINHVGDAPLARYNAAPTTALAVLHQHDQQLYADNLRWGWRPHWAKDRAAPINARAEKVAHGPFFRAIWRHRLIVPIDNWFEWVDAADNTRQPWLIRRADHGAVFCAAIGEFPTPGTPIREDDGFVIITANSVGGLLDIHDRRPVVFAAELAREWLDSATPLERAEQMLLFEGETSDAFAWHKVDKAVGNSRNQDASLIEAIT
- a CDS encoding AzlD domain-containing protein; its protein translation is MIWAVIFGMGILVFLNRYVFLEPRLPVRLSSNARQFLGFAVPGMLTAICGPIVFMPDKQLNLQWDNPYLLSSLVAIGLVLYTRNTLLSMLLSMAFFFLLRWWL
- a CDS encoding DUF3087 domain-containing protein, whose translation is MFEIQPMDAATFRQQTRRSTLIIAVLFLVLAMVFSTAAVALFGEPGGDNLRFNVGGVFVAFLLTAALMRGQFWHQAWMAPAVYSWRLKRSLMSVTNVMHQVTAAVEQSDPTAMKVLRFYHLGLTQMHELDGNSSDHAQLHREVEAHKERMQALGLDIDQKRLDPAWLQALKPAAR
- a CDS encoding ABC transporter permease, with amino-acid sequence MTTRSNELPAPRSLSRPRPSPLNPAWQRRLKGLALPLLIVVALEFIVRIGWLPAYQMPAPSEIALTLTDLAEGALWKHIGASLIRVLLGFAIGASLALMFAAWVGLSREAEAYLEPTFAALRSIPSLAWVPLLLLWLGIDETSKIVLIAIGAFFPVYVNVVAAIRNIDRKLVEVGHIYGFSRWQLVRRILLPAALPGLFTGLRSGMSLAWMFLVAAELIAATKGLGYLLSDGRETSRPDIVLAAIIVLALLGKLSDGVLAMLERRWLAWRDTFTGQEAKG
- a CDS encoding ABC transporter substrate-binding protein yields the protein MKLSRFLRTTLIAGLFAAPFSYAAEPLVLHVGDQNYYNIRASIEASGVLKDAPYSVDWKHFQAAAPLAEALQTGSLDLGFLGDSGFLFLAAKQAPVKLIGVSRQNPDTIALLVPKDSPVKTIADLKGKKVAYWPGAWSQQLTLRALEQGGLPENYVDFVKLMPIDAAAALPQGSIDAFPVWEPYISQQIVFSGARPILTAKNLMPGLSAIAASAPSIDRKREAIADFLGRLKRARAWVDSHTDEYADLWAKKANLDQQVSRHWLRQAHMTVGPVDQQAATDLQSTADFLFKVKALPAPLATAGIIDTSFQQVLTD
- a CDS encoding DUF2784 domain-containing protein, with protein sequence MLYRIAADGLVLFHLSFILFVLFGGLLVLKWPRVLWLHLPAAAWGVAVEVLHLTCPLTYWENLMRHAAGQTEYAGGFIEHYIWPIIYPAGLTPQIQLALGSVVLVINLLVYGRLIRSWKLRRASRIPF
- a CDS encoding AzlC family ABC transporter permease — its product is MSDSLMPRSAFLRGAAAIMPLSLATAPWGLLAGSMAIEANLTPLQGQGLSSIVFAGAAQLVAIGMLKGGAGVFSILLTTLLLTSQHLLYGMSMRSVISPLPGRWRIGLGFLLTDELFALTSQHDRQQFNRWYALGVGLTFYIAWNLFTLAGIVLGSSIPGLEHLGLDFSIAATFIALITPVVRNVPTVVCVAVSLFCSVLFSYWQWGSALVLSGLAGMTAGFVCNKLYRERT
- a CDS encoding substrate-binding periplasmic protein; the encoded protein is MKRIAACLLSCLALAANAADLQLLTDNHPPLHFQQGDQLVGYGVEVVRALAEQTGDRISLQQVPLLRALRTASETPNTGVFTVLRTDERDERYQWVGPLIEVETALYGHAYSQPPVRSLQEADQAGRISVPRKWLIYSYLQQQNLKNLDGVETPEQMMRLFSLGRTDFVVSDTLSTAALARTQGMEPGRLQYQISLMHQDTYIAFSLQTDPQQVARWQQALETLRTDGRLEQIRQRWLMNNLPR